In a genomic window of Zingiber officinale cultivar Zhangliang chromosome 9B, Zo_v1.1, whole genome shotgun sequence:
- the LOC122023106 gene encoding uncharacterized protein LOC122023106 produces the protein MEHCNRIKLQSGRTMGNPQIMTQMELDSEKESTPLMPNQTQNKDGEVVTKKIEEALQTTPQNRTIPFPQKLITSQRDEEFHRFLKKVKEIYVEVPLLDALHQMSKFAKFLKGILSNRRQKGDFETIALTENCNALLMANPPPKLQDPGSFSIPWKIGSELIPRTFCDLGASVSCSRTLYARS, from the coding sequence ATGGAACATTGCAATCGCATTAAGCTGCAGAGTGGGCGTACTATGGGAAACCCCCAAATCATGACTCAGATGGAGCTTGACTCAGAAAAGGAATCCACTCCCCTAATGCCCAATCAGACGCAAAACAAGGATGGAGAAGTGGTTACTAAAAAAATTGAAGAAGCTCTTCAGACTACCCCACAAAATCGCACGATTCCTTTTCCTCAAAAGCTTATAACATCCCAAAGGGATGAAGAGTTCCACCGGTTTCTGAAAAAAGTCAAAGAGATTTACGTTGAAGTACCATTGTTAGATGCGCTGCACCAGATGTCGAAATTCGcaaaatttttaaagggaatCTTATCCAATAGAAGGCAGAAGGGCGACTTTGAGACTATAGCACTGACAGAGAATTGCAACGCCCTCCTTATGGCGAATCCTCCACCCAAGCTTCAGGACCCAGGAAGTTTCTCCATACCGTGGAAAATTGGTTCTGAACTTATACCAAGAACTTTCTGTGACTTGGGAGCCAGTGTCAGCTGCTCCCGTACTCTTTATGCAAGAAGCTAG